In one window of Chryseobacterium viscerum DNA:
- a CDS encoding glycoside hydrolase family 10 protein, with the protein MRMNKLKLIVLLGVFASYTTSCSVQNNVVKTPSTKNPTKPTNNTTPPKVPVVTTKPTTGTTAPTEENFRTNLPEIKREFRGAWIASVANINWPSRNDLTVEQQKAEAISMLDMLRDNNFNAAIFQIRPSADALYTSNLEPWSYFLTGETGKAPSPNYDPLQFWIEEAHKRGLELHVWLNPYRAHHTNGGAVNSLSMVNKLSDIVVKLKNGMYWFDPANPKTQGHVSNVVRDIVKRYDIDAVHFDDYFYPYATYNKGADFPDNASWNAYVSSGGTLSRADWRRDNVNKFVERIYKEIHAEKNNVRFGISPFGIWKPGYPAGVVGSSQYDELYADAKLWLNKGWVDYFSPQLYWPVDSKGQSFEALLSWWQSENTMNRHLWPGLNTVEIKVSDRPAEIKNQIAISRNILKNDAGEIHWSIAGLTKNPNMLPALKNGPYSEKALVPKSPWIKAVPLQTPTLFIADNGSFAQTSWSTKNAADVFQWVLFTQYNGIWQTEILTLDTLSKDIPKFKDGKKLSAVAIKAIDRLGNESDYIARKIK; encoded by the coding sequence ATGAGAATGAATAAATTAAAACTTATCGTTTTATTGGGCGTTTTTGCATCTTACACTACCTCATGTTCCGTTCAGAACAATGTTGTAAAAACACCTTCAACGAAGAATCCGACAAAACCCACCAACAATACAACCCCACCCAAAGTACCTGTCGTAACAACAAAACCTACTACAGGAACTACAGCTCCAACTGAAGAAAATTTCAGAACCAATCTTCCGGAAATCAAAAGAGAATTCCGTGGAGCATGGATTGCGAGTGTAGCCAATATCAACTGGCCTTCAAGAAATGATCTTACGGTGGAACAGCAGAAAGCAGAAGCAATAAGTATGCTTGATATGCTGAGAGATAACAATTTCAATGCTGCTATTTTTCAGATCAGACCTTCCGCAGATGCTCTCTATACAAGTAATCTCGAACCATGGTCTTACTTTCTGACCGGTGAAACAGGAAAGGCTCCTTCTCCGAATTATGATCCACTTCAGTTTTGGATTGAAGAGGCCCACAAAAGAGGCCTGGAACTGCATGTCTGGTTAAATCCTTACCGGGCACACCACACCAATGGAGGAGCTGTGAATAGCTTGTCAATGGTTAATAAACTATCTGATATTGTTGTAAAATTAAAGAATGGAATGTACTGGTTTGATCCCGCCAATCCAAAAACACAAGGTCACGTATCCAATGTGGTAAGAGATATTGTTAAAAGATATGATATTGATGCCGTGCATTTCGATGATTATTTTTATCCTTATGCCACCTACAATAAGGGTGCAGATTTTCCTGATAATGCAAGTTGGAATGCTTATGTAAGCAGTGGTGGCACTTTATCAAGAGCAGACTGGAGAAGAGATAATGTGAATAAATTTGTTGAGCGTATCTATAAAGAAATTCACGCAGAAAAAAATAATGTAAGATTCGGAATCAGTCCGTTTGGAATATGGAAGCCTGGATATCCTGCAGGAGTGGTGGGATCTTCACAATATGACGAGTTATATGCAGATGCTAAATTATGGCTAAATAAAGGCTGGGTAGATTACTTTTCACCGCAGCTTTACTGGCCTGTTGATTCCAAAGGACAAAGTTTTGAAGCCCTGTTAAGCTGGTGGCAGTCCGAAAATACAATGAACCGTCACTTATGGCCAGGATTGAATACTGTTGAAATTAAAGTATCAGACCGTCCCGCGGAAATCAAAAATCAGATTGCGATTTCAAGAAATATCCTGAAAAATGATGCCGGAGAAATTCACTGGAGTATTGCCGGGCTTACTAAAAATCCAAATATGCTGCCTGCTTTGAAAAACGGACCATACAGTGAAAAAGCATTAGTGCCAAAATCTCCATGGATAAAGGCCGTTCCACTGCAGACTCCTACATTGTTTATTGCTGACAACGGAAGCTTTGCACAAACAAGCTGGAGTACAAAAAATGCCGCTGATGTTTTTCAGTGGGTTCTTTTTACGCAGTACAATGGAATATGGCAAACCGAAATTTTAACGCTGGATACCCTTTCAAAAGACATTCCTAAATTTAAAGACGGTAAAAAGCTGAGTGCAGTTGCTATAAAAGCTATTGACAGATTAGGAAATGAAAGTGATTATATCGCCAGAAAGATCAAATAA
- the ychF gene encoding redox-regulated ATPase YchF, with amino-acid sequence MKCGIVGLPNVGKSTLFNCLSNAKAQSANYPFCTIEPNLGTVSVPDQRLFELEKIVKPERVLPAVVEIVDIAGLVKGASKGEGLGNQFLANIRECEAIIHVLRCFDNGNIVHVEGSVDPLRDKEIIDIELQLKDLETVGKAVEKAKKFIKSGKKEDILTYETLQNLQKFLEDGKNAREFAVDDFTKSIIGEVQLLTNKPVLYVCNVDENSIKNGNDWIAKIEEMAKGEGAEVVVLAAQIEADINELETFEEREIFLDELGLTEPGVNRLIRKAYDLLKLQTYFTAGVKEVRAWTIGQGWTAPQAAGVIHTDFEKGFIRAEVIKYNDYIHYGSEVKIKEAGKLSVEGKEYIVQDGDIMHFRFNV; translated from the coding sequence ATGAAATGTGGAATCGTAGGCCTGCCGAATGTAGGTAAATCAACTCTTTTTAACTGTTTGAGTAATGCAAAAGCTCAATCAGCAAACTATCCTTTCTGTACTATTGAGCCGAACCTTGGAACGGTTTCTGTACCGGATCAGAGATTATTTGAACTGGAGAAAATTGTAAAACCTGAGAGAGTTTTACCAGCGGTAGTTGAGATTGTTGATATTGCAGGTCTTGTAAAAGGAGCCAGCAAAGGAGAAGGATTGGGGAACCAGTTCCTGGCTAATATCCGTGAGTGTGAAGCAATTATTCACGTTTTAAGATGTTTTGATAATGGAAATATTGTTCACGTAGAAGGTTCAGTAGACCCGTTAAGAGATAAAGAAATTATTGATATAGAGCTTCAGCTGAAAGACCTTGAAACAGTAGGAAAAGCAGTTGAAAAGGCTAAAAAGTTCATCAAGTCAGGAAAAAAAGAAGATATTCTTACTTACGAAACACTTCAGAACTTACAGAAATTCCTTGAGGATGGTAAAAATGCAAGAGAATTTGCTGTAGATGATTTTACAAAATCAATTATCGGAGAAGTTCAATTGCTAACGAATAAGCCTGTACTTTACGTTTGTAACGTAGATGAAAACTCTATCAAAAACGGAAATGATTGGATTGCTAAGATTGAAGAAATGGCTAAAGGTGAGGGTGCTGAAGTAGTAGTACTAGCAGCACAGATCGAAGCTGATATCAATGAGCTTGAAACTTTTGAAGAAAGAGAAATTTTCCTTGATGAGTTAGGGCTTACAGAACCAGGTGTTAACCGTTTGATCAGAAAAGCTTACGATCTTTTGAAACTTCAGACTTATTTTACTGCCGGAGTGAAAGAAGTAAGAGCTTGGACTATCGGACAGGGCTGGACAGCTCCACAGGCAGCAGGAGTAATCCACACAGATTTTGAAAAAGGATTTATCCGTGCAGAAGTAATCAAGTATAACGATTATATCCATTACGGTTCTGAAGTAAAGATCAAAGAAGCCGGAAAACTTTCAGTAGAAGGTAAAGAATATATAGTACAGGATGGAGACATCATGCACTTTAGATTCAATGTATAA
- a CDS encoding bacteriocin has protein sequence MKNQNLTNGKKLNKKELRVITGGKEMCLLPDLTCKKFSFACAELQCQPGIEL, from the coding sequence ATGAAAAATCAAAACCTAACTAACGGAAAAAAATTGAACAAAAAAGAATTAAGAGTAATAACTGGAGGAAAAGAAATGTGTCTGCTTCCGGACCTTACTTGTAAGAAATTTTCTTTTGCCTGTGCAGAATTACAATGTCAACCTGGTATTGAACTGTAA
- a CDS encoding DUF2867 domain-containing protein → MKIKKTEFPEKSVLSQGKKDFDYIDSFKGELSHSSRNIDISEIGKAFFTSGPKWGKKMFAFRNKVVGVLGLKTGSETEKHQMEKDFKCEVGERMGIFRVFDKTDNEIIIGEDDKHLDFRVSLLFGENKEYLDEKSLTISTTVKFHNWLGVLYFLPVRPFHKLIVPVMLKNMIGQLEKR, encoded by the coding sequence ATGAAGATTAAGAAGACAGAGTTTCCTGAAAAATCAGTTTTATCCCAGGGAAAAAAAGATTTTGATTATATTGATAGTTTTAAAGGAGAATTGTCACATAGCAGCCGGAATATTGATATTTCAGAAATCGGAAAAGCTTTCTTTACAAGCGGACCGAAATGGGGAAAGAAAATGTTTGCTTTCAGAAATAAAGTAGTAGGGGTATTGGGGCTGAAGACCGGATCTGAAACAGAAAAGCATCAGATGGAAAAGGACTTTAAATGTGAAGTGGGAGAGCGTATGGGTATTTTTAGGGTGTTTGATAAAACAGATAATGAAATTATTATTGGGGAAGATGATAAACATCTGGATTTCAGAGTTTCCCTTTTGTTTGGTGAAAATAAAGAATATCTTGACGAAAAATCCCTTACTATATCAACTACAGTAAAGTTTCATAATTGGCTGGGTGTATTATATTTTCTTCCTGTTCGCCCTTTTCATAAGTTGATTGTGCCTGTTATGTTGAAAAATATGATCGGACAATTAGAAAAAAGATAA
- a CDS encoding T9SS type A sorting domain-containing protein, whose amino-acid sequence MIKAYIFTICIFLGGLLFKAQAPCSDFDSPTFPAGNWVHAPYPNGNVTISSGTPNTLDGSQFLKLIDDSGGSRLINTIDFKNLGQRFPGQCLFFDFYLENDGTFNGSPPIHPSIHIMSGSKIITFVANITVTEGSGWVRVRAPIANCSGSVLPSNSEGTWTMDPSSGTTCTDFNNIINNSTAVMITPDYTSNPSEIVWYDNICVKPCADCDPNFKLETSFSSTSNTATAKVLLDSYNPPNNYSVNWGDGTPLTDHMTSHTYNTPGSYTVCVIQSDSKGLKKCSTCITFCYSRKVILKETDNTGLRSERPDLEAISKEELQTSRKRDISLVPNPAKNYVDIQISLSKKEKADVKIIDSSGKTVFEKSENLNSGRQSIRLNIEKLIQGTYIVELTAEGKTGSQKLMISQ is encoded by the coding sequence ATGATAAAAGCATACATTTTTACCATCTGCATTTTTCTGGGTGGTCTGCTTTTCAAAGCACAAGCACCCTGCTCAGATTTTGATTCGCCTACCTTTCCGGCTGGAAACTGGGTTCACGCTCCTTATCCTAATGGCAATGTAACCATTTCAAGCGGCACACCCAACACTCTGGATGGTTCTCAGTTTCTAAAACTAATTGATGATTCCGGAGGTTCACGGCTCATCAATACAATAGATTTTAAAAATCTGGGGCAACGGTTTCCGGGACAATGCTTATTTTTTGATTTCTATCTTGAAAATGACGGAACATTTAATGGGTCTCCACCCATACATCCATCCATTCACATCATGTCCGGCAGCAAGATAATCACGTTTGTTGCCAATATCACCGTAACTGAAGGAAGCGGATGGGTGCGGGTGCGCGCTCCTATTGCCAACTGTAGCGGCTCTGTTCTTCCCTCCAATTCTGAAGGAACGTGGACTATGGATCCCAGCAGTGGTACAACCTGTACAGATTTCAACAACATCATCAATAATTCAACTGCTGTAATGATAACTCCTGATTATACATCAAATCCATCTGAAATAGTATGGTATGACAACATCTGTGTAAAACCATGTGCTGACTGTGACCCGAATTTCAAACTGGAAACCTCATTCAGCTCTACAAGCAATACTGCAACAGCTAAAGTACTTTTAGACAGTTATAATCCTCCCAACAACTACTCTGTAAACTGGGGAGATGGAACACCACTTACCGATCACATGACTTCACACACTTATAATACCCCCGGTTCATACACAGTATGTGTAATTCAATCCGACAGTAAAGGTTTAAAAAAATGCAGTACCTGCATTACATTTTGCTATTCAAGAAAAGTCATTTTAAAAGAAACTGACAACACGGGTCTCCGCAGTGAACGTCCTGATCTGGAAGCCATTTCAAAAGAGGAACTTCAGACGAGCAGAAAAAGAGATATTTCTCTGGTTCCGAATCCTGCCAAAAACTATGTGGATATACAAATATCACTTTCAAAGAAGGAAAAAGCCGATGTGAAAATTATTGACAGCTCAGGAAAAACAGTATTCGAAAAATCTGAAAATCTCAATAGTGGACGCCAAAGCATCAGATTGAATATTGAGAAGCTTATCCAGGGAACTTATATTGTTGAACTCACAGCTGAAGGAAAAACCGGTTCACAAAAACTAATGATCTCCCAATAA
- a CDS encoding bacteriocin, whose protein sequence is MKKGIISQGKKLNKEELSRISGGLGNIRCTNSSGYCIYIGPGCRELKCQLPEPLEAIE, encoded by the coding sequence ATGAAAAAAGGAATCATCTCACAAGGAAAAAAATTAAACAAAGAAGAATTAAGTAGAATCAGTGGAGGTCTGGGCAATATAAGATGTACCAATTCTTCAGGATATTGCATATACATTGGACCCGGATGCAGAGAGCTCAAATGCCAGCTGCCTGAACCTCTTGAAGCCATTGAGTAA
- a CDS encoding helix-turn-helix domain-containing protein translates to MEKITHTSLEDFYKEMAAKLGKDLESIFPKGLHKDIGHFNVFDIAQTLERAKTTSEMPYNRRKYYKISFIRGQNRAEYADKVISIKQNALLFATPKVPYHWVPEDPDQSGSFCVFTEDFLIKDKSYYNLEDLPIFQPGGVPIFEIDDELAEEIENLFKKIKTEIDSDYVFKYDLIRNYVLELIHYGQKLQPATKISASNDASMRVVSLFIELLERQFPIESWDQRLQLKTAKDYADRLAVHVNYLNKRLKESTGKTTTEFISDRIIQEAKILLKQTKWNVSEISYGLGFEEVAHFSNFFKRKTSFTPLEFRS, encoded by the coding sequence ATGGAAAAAATAACACATACTTCACTGGAAGATTTTTACAAAGAGATGGCTGCCAAATTAGGTAAAGATCTCGAAAGTATTTTTCCAAAAGGACTTCATAAAGATATCGGACACTTTAATGTTTTTGATATAGCACAGACACTAGAAAGAGCAAAGACTACTTCCGAAATGCCCTATAACAGAAGGAAATACTATAAGATAAGCTTTATAAGAGGACAAAACAGGGCAGAATATGCTGACAAAGTAATCTCGATTAAACAGAATGCTTTATTATTTGCAACTCCAAAAGTTCCCTATCATTGGGTGCCCGAAGATCCCGATCAGTCAGGAAGTTTCTGTGTATTTACAGAAGACTTTTTGATTAAAGATAAATCCTATTATAACCTTGAAGATCTCCCTATTTTTCAGCCTGGAGGAGTACCTATATTTGAAATTGATGATGAACTTGCAGAAGAAATAGAAAACCTTTTTAAAAAAATAAAAACAGAAATAGATTCGGATTATGTTTTTAAATATGACCTGATCAGAAACTATGTTCTTGAACTCATTCATTATGGACAGAAGCTACAGCCGGCTACCAAAATATCCGCGTCAAATGATGCCTCTATGAGAGTTGTTTCTTTATTTATAGAGCTGTTGGAAAGACAATTTCCTATTGAATCCTGGGATCAGAGACTACAATTGAAGACCGCGAAAGATTATGCGGACAGATTGGCGGTTCATGTCAATTATTTAAATAAAAGATTAAAAGAAAGCACCGGGAAAACGACTACAGAGTTTATTTCGGACCGTATCATTCAGGAAGCGAAAATACTCTTAAAGCAGACCAAATGGAATGTTTCAGAAATATCCTATGGCCTGGGTTTTGAAGAAGTTGCCCATTTTTCTAATTTTTTTAAAAGGAAAACTTCCTTTACTCCATTAGAATTTCGTTCTTGA
- a CDS encoding methionine aminotransferase has protein sequence MIQLPLSKLSNVGTTIFSQMTQLANENEAINLSQGFPDFMPDPELLNHVDHFIKKGFNQYAPLGGMIGLKEEIARKVENSHQTIYHPDSEITITAGGTQAIFTAIAAFIKKDDEVIIFEPAYDCYEPTVELFGGIVKRFEMKAPDYKIDWTAVKNLVSNKTRMIILNNPNNPSGKILTENDIQELIQLVKGTSILILSDEVYENIVFDGKQHVSICKYPELKERSLLIASFGKLFHVTGWKVGYCAAPKILTDEFRKVHQFNVFCVNTPIQLALAEYMKNDEHYTHLSQFFQEKRDFLRKGLTGTSFELLDCEGTYFQAVKYDKISDKNDFDFASELTINHKVASVPFSSFYKNKLNENVIRLCFAKKQETLERAIENLSRIS, from the coding sequence ATGATACAACTTCCTTTATCAAAACTTTCCAATGTAGGAACTACTATTTTCAGTCAGATGACTCAACTTGCCAACGAAAATGAAGCGATCAATCTTTCTCAGGGATTTCCGGATTTCATGCCTGATCCGGAATTATTAAATCATGTAGATCACTTTATTAAAAAAGGCTTTAATCAGTACGCTCCTCTGGGAGGAATGATTGGTCTGAAGGAAGAAATTGCCAGAAAAGTTGAGAACAGCCATCAAACAATTTATCATCCAGACTCTGAAATAACAATTACAGCAGGTGGAACGCAGGCTATTTTCACAGCTATTGCCGCTTTTATCAAGAAAGATGATGAAGTAATTATTTTTGAGCCGGCCTATGATTGTTATGAACCTACCGTAGAGCTTTTTGGTGGTATTGTAAAACGTTTTGAAATGAAAGCTCCGGATTATAAAATCGACTGGACTGCTGTAAAAAATCTTGTCAGTAACAAAACAAGAATGATTATTCTCAATAATCCCAACAACCCATCCGGAAAAATACTTACAGAAAATGATATACAAGAACTTATTCAGCTGGTAAAAGGAACTTCCATTCTTATTTTAAGTGATGAAGTGTATGAAAATATTGTTTTTGACGGAAAACAGCATGTAAGCATCTGTAAATATCCGGAGTTGAAAGAAAGGAGTCTTCTTATTGCTTCTTTCGGGAAGCTTTTTCACGTTACCGGCTGGAAAGTAGGTTACTGTGCAGCTCCCAAAATCTTAACGGATGAATTCAGAAAAGTGCACCAGTTCAACGTTTTCTGTGTGAATACTCCTATTCAGCTTGCACTGGCAGAATACATGAAAAACGATGAACATTACACCCATCTGAGTCAGTTTTTCCAGGAAAAAAGAGACTTTCTAAGAAAAGGTCTTACAGGAACATCTTTTGAACTGTTAGATTGCGAGGGAACCTATTTTCAGGCAGTGAAGTATGATAAGATTTCGGATAAAAATGATTTTGATTTTGCATCTGAGCTTACGATCAATCATAAGGTGGCCAGTGTTCCTTTTTCTTCGTTTTATAAAAATAAACTGAATGAGAATGTGATCAGGCTATGTTTTGCCAAGAAACAGGAAACATTGGAAAGAGCTATTGAGAATTTATCAAGGATATCGTAA
- a CDS encoding SDR family NAD(P)-dependent oxidoreductase, which translates to MNTKTNIALVTGGNRGLGKNSALKIAKKGLDVIITYRSNKEEAEAVVNEIKTLGQNAVAFQLDTKDIKSFDAFVKNVTGHLKENTGSTHIDYLINNAGTTLYSPITEVTEEKLDDMVDIHFKGVFFLTQKFLPFINDGGGIINISSGLARFATPGSSVYGSVKAAVEMLTKYMAKELGPRKIKANVVAPGAIETDFGGGRVRDNKDINSAIAGATALGRVGLPDDIGGVVAFLCTEDARWINAQRIEVSGGVFL; encoded by the coding sequence ATGAACACAAAAACAAATATCGCACTGGTAACCGGAGGTAACCGTGGATTGGGAAAAAACTCGGCACTAAAAATTGCTAAAAAAGGATTAGATGTTATTATTACCTACAGAAGCAATAAAGAAGAAGCCGAAGCTGTTGTAAATGAAATTAAAACATTAGGACAGAATGCGGTGGCTTTTCAACTGGATACAAAAGACATTAAAAGCTTTGATGCCTTTGTAAAAAACGTTACGGGTCACTTAAAGGAAAATACAGGAAGCACTCATATTGATTACCTGATCAATAATGCAGGAACAACTTTATATTCACCCATTACGGAAGTAACGGAAGAAAAGTTGGATGATATGGTAGACATTCATTTTAAAGGAGTGTTTTTCCTGACTCAAAAATTTTTGCCATTCATAAATGATGGAGGAGGAATTATCAATATATCTTCAGGATTGGCAAGATTTGCAACACCGGGATCTTCTGTTTATGGATCTGTAAAAGCAGCGGTGGAAATGCTCACAAAATATATGGCCAAAGAACTGGGACCAAGAAAAATCAAAGCCAATGTAGTGGCTCCAGGAGCTATTGAAACAGACTTCGGAGGAGGAAGAGTAAGAGATAATAAAGATATTAACTCTGCAATAGCAGGTGCAACAGCTTTAGGAAGAGTAGGGCTTCCTGATGATATTGGTGGTGTAGTGGCATTTTTGTGTACGGAAGATGCAAGATGGATCAATGCACAAAGAATTGAAGTTTCAGGAGGAGTGTTTTTATAA
- a CDS encoding LytR/AlgR family response regulator transcription factor — MKTKIQACIIDDEQDGRDYISLLLENEFPEIENTHQAASVEEAYIYLSKNTPDILFLDVQLKDGTAFDLLSKFREVDSKIIFITAFENFAIQAIKNGAADYLLKPIKKMEFIIAVNKVLESIRKSKNTVSLQNNKISLPTLQGFKLTDISEIIRCEADSSYTTFYFTDKTKIVVSKTLHEFEEQLSKYSFFRIHHKHLINLSHLKEYIKGKGGQVVMADHSVLDVSVRKKNDFLHRIGYLD; from the coding sequence ATGAAAACCAAAATACAGGCATGCATCATTGATGACGAGCAGGATGGAAGAGATTATATCTCCCTGCTGCTGGAGAATGAATTCCCAGAAATAGAGAACACCCACCAGGCAGCCAGTGTAGAGGAAGCTTATATTTATCTTTCTAAAAATACACCTGACATTCTTTTTCTGGATGTTCAGCTGAAAGATGGAACTGCATTTGATCTTCTTTCAAAATTCAGAGAAGTTGATTCCAAGATTATTTTTATTACAGCGTTTGAAAATTTTGCAATTCAGGCCATTAAAAACGGAGCTGCCGATTACCTTCTGAAGCCTATCAAAAAAATGGAATTTATCATCGCCGTGAATAAAGTTCTGGAGAGCATCAGAAAAAGTAAAAATACGGTAAGTCTTCAAAATAATAAGATCAGCCTTCCGACCCTGCAGGGGTTTAAACTCACAGATATCAGTGAAATCATCCGCTGTGAGGCAGATTCCAGCTATACTACATTTTATTTCACAGATAAAACCAAGATTGTTGTTTCCAAAACACTCCACGAATTTGAGGAACAGCTTTCAAAATATAGTTTTTTCAGGATCCATCATAAGCACCTGATCAACTTGTCTCATCTTAAAGAATATATCAAAGGAAAAGGTGGCCAGGTAGTAATGGCTGACCATTCTGTGCTGGATGTTTCTGTCCGCAAAAAAAATGATTTCCTTCACCGGATAGGATATCTGGATTAA
- a CDS encoding ferritin, with protein sequence MNTKRLSAKMEKALSDQMNKEIHASHIFLSYGIWADDKGYQGIANFLYRHSQEERNHSIKFMEYILNRGGKPKVNAIPAPPADPKTLTACFDGVFKHEVDNTTAIYKIVDLSMEEKDWATWNFMQWFVQEQIEEETLAQNLIDKLKIAGGDRATDESLFTLDKTLQEAPNEVPLAQNATGNNP encoded by the coding sequence ATGAATACTAAAAGACTTTCCGCAAAAATGGAAAAAGCACTTAGTGACCAGATGAATAAGGAGATTCATGCATCACACATTTTTTTATCTTATGGAATTTGGGCTGATGATAAAGGTTATCAGGGAATAGCGAACTTCCTTTACCGTCATTCTCAGGAAGAAAGAAATCATTCTATCAAATTCATGGAATATATTTTAAACCGAGGTGGAAAACCTAAAGTAAACGCTATTCCAGCGCCTCCAGCTGATCCTAAAACACTCACGGCCTGTTTTGATGGTGTTTTTAAACATGAAGTTGACAATACTACTGCTATTTACAAAATTGTAGATCTTTCCATGGAAGAAAAAGACTGGGCAACCTGGAACTTTATGCAGTGGTTTGTACAGGAACAGATTGAAGAAGAGACATTAGCTCAAAACTTAATTGATAAATTGAAAATTGCAGGTGGTGACAGGGCTACTGACGAATCTTTATTTACCTTAGATAAAACTTTACAGGAAGCACCGAATGAAGTTCCGCTGGCTCAGAATGCTACAGGAAACAATCCATAA